A window from Flavobacterium sp. 83 encodes these proteins:
- a CDS encoding DUF4199 domain-containing protein has protein sequence MVNEIIKKNGITFGIITGVVLSLITALMYAIDIELFIAWWTTLLSFSVFIIVPILSLSKTKKELNGIFPFKEAFTTYFITAAIGVLISLIFKIILFNFIDPSVKTALLDLTIKYLISTSEKFGVAASSLNETISKLKETDPYSIIEQLKGTIFNLFFCAILGLIMAAFFKSKSTSQE, from the coding sequence ATGGTTAATGAAATTATAAAAAAAAACGGAATTACATTTGGGATAATTACAGGAGTGGTATTATCATTAATTACCGCTTTAATGTATGCAATAGACATTGAATTATTCATCGCATGGTGGACTACACTTTTAAGCTTTTCTGTTTTTATCATTGTTCCAATTCTATCTCTTTCTAAAACAAAAAAAGAATTAAACGGCATATTCCCTTTTAAAGAAGCTTTTACCACCTATTTTATTACGGCTGCTATTGGTGTGCTTATTTCTCTTATTTTTAAAATCATTTTATTCAATTTCATAGATCCATCAGTAAAAACTGCCTTACTAGATCTAACCATAAAATATTTGATTAGCACTTCTGAAAAATTTGGAGTAGCTGCATCTTCGTTAAACGAAACCATTTCAAAACTAAAAGAAACAGATCCTTATTCCATCATTGAACAATTAAAAGGGACAATTTTCAACCTCTTTTTTTGCGCTATATTGGGATTGATTATGGCTGCATTTTTCAAAAGTAAATCTACATCACAAGAATAA
- a CDS encoding murein L,D-transpeptidase catalytic domain-containing protein, protein MKKILTIILLCTINFIIAQNNDEIVKKAKEIETKWGFKAKNKNIITLIDFSKSIEEARLYVVDLKNNEILLTSNVDHGSGSGTVSTPNLFSNAVGSNATSLGCYVTLQTYNGMWGYSLKLNGLEDDKNSNALKRNIVVHSSKRMYSKFSWGCFSVPDCNANKLIDLIKNGSLIYAYQ, encoded by the coding sequence ATGAAAAAAATACTAACAATAATTCTTTTATGCACTATCAATTTTATCATAGCCCAAAACAACGACGAAATTGTAAAGAAAGCCAAAGAGATAGAGACAAAATGGGGTTTTAAAGCCAAAAACAAAAATATTATAACACTAATCGATTTTTCAAAATCGATAGAGGAAGCAAGGCTTTATGTCGTTGATTTAAAAAACAACGAAATACTGTTAACTAGTAATGTTGATCACGGTTCAGGATCAGGAACAGTATCAACGCCTAATTTATTCAGCAATGCCGTTGGAAGTAACGCTACCTCATTAGGCTGCTATGTTACTTTGCAAACCTATAATGGTATGTGGGGCTATTCTTTAAAGCTAAATGGCTTAGAAGATGACAAAAATTCAAATGCTTTGAAAAGAAACATTGTGGTCCATTCTTCAAAAAGGATGTACAGTAAATTCAGTTGGGGCTGCTTTTCTGTACCAGACTGTAATGCCAACAAACTGATTGACCTCATAAAAAACGGTTCTCTTATTTATGCCTATCAATAA
- a CDS encoding ABC-F family ATP-binding cassette domain-containing protein, giving the protein MITVNDISVQFGGTTLFSDVSFAINENDKIALMGKNGAGKSTLLKIIAGQSKPSTGNISAPKDAVVAYLPQHLLTTDGATVMEETSKAFGEVFGMKAEIDEINEQLTIRTDYESDAYMKLIERVSDLSEKFYAIEEINYEAEVEKILIGLGFVREDFSRQTSEFSGGWRMRIELAKILLQKPDLILLDEPTNHMDIESIQWLEDFLINSAKAVVVISHDRAFVDNITNRTIEVTMGRIYDYKAKYSHYLELRKDRRMHQQKAYDEQQRMIADNRTFIDRFKGTFSKTDAVQSRVKMLEKLVIVQVDEVDTSALKLKFPPAVRSGQYPVIVKDLSKSYGDHVVFKDANVVIERGEKVAFVGKNGEGKSTMIKAIMKQIEIDGGSLEIGHNAQIGYFAQNQASLLNENATIFETIDDIAVGDVRTKIKDILGAFMFHGDDVTKKVKVLSGGEKTRLAMIKLLLEPVNLLILDEPSNHLDMKTKDIIKEALRDFDGTLILVSHDRDFLDGLATKVFEFGNKRVVEHFEDIAGFLAHKKMDSMREIEK; this is encoded by the coding sequence ATGATTACAGTTAACGATATTTCGGTGCAATTTGGCGGTACTACACTTTTTAGTGATGTCTCTTTTGCTATAAATGAAAATGATAAAATAGCCCTTATGGGTAAAAATGGAGCAGGAAAATCTACGCTTCTTAAAATTATTGCGGGTCAAAGTAAACCTTCAACCGGTAATATATCAGCTCCCAAAGATGCTGTTGTAGCGTATTTGCCGCAGCATTTATTGACTACGGACGGAGCAACGGTGATGGAAGAAACGTCTAAAGCTTTTGGTGAAGTTTTTGGAATGAAAGCGGAAATCGATGAAATCAATGAACAATTAACAATTCGTACAGATTACGAAAGTGATGCGTATATGAAATTGATCGAAAGGGTTTCTGACTTAAGCGAGAAGTTTTATGCTATCGAAGAAATAAACTATGAAGCCGAAGTAGAAAAAATTCTAATTGGTTTGGGGTTCGTTCGTGAAGATTTTAGTCGTCAAACTTCTGAATTTTCTGGAGGATGGAGAATGCGAATAGAACTTGCTAAAATTCTTTTGCAGAAACCAGATTTAATTTTACTGGATGAGCCTACCAATCACATGGATATCGAAAGTATCCAATGGTTAGAGGATTTCTTAATTAATTCAGCCAAAGCTGTTGTAGTTATTTCTCACGATAGAGCTTTTGTTGATAATATTACAAATCGTACTATCGAAGTGACAATGGGGCGTATATATGATTATAAAGCTAAGTATTCCCATTATCTTGAGTTAAGAAAAGACAGACGCATGCATCAACAAAAAGCATACGATGAACAACAACGAATGATAGCTGATAATAGGACTTTTATTGACCGTTTTAAAGGGACATTTTCGAAGACAGATGCGGTTCAATCCCGCGTTAAGATGTTAGAGAAGCTTGTTATTGTTCAGGTTGATGAGGTTGATACTTCTGCATTAAAATTAAAATTTCCACCAGCAGTGCGTTCTGGACAATATCCTGTGATTGTAAAAGATTTGTCTAAATCGTATGGGGATCATGTCGTTTTTAAAGATGCTAATGTTGTTATTGAAAGAGGAGAAAAAGTCGCTTTTGTAGGGAAAAATGGAGAAGGAAAATCGACGATGATCAAAGCAATTATGAAACAAATTGAGATTGATGGCGGAAGTTTAGAGATTGGTCACAATGCGCAAATTGGTTATTTTGCACAAAATCAAGCTTCTTTATTAAATGAAAATGCAACCATTTTTGAAACTATTGATGATATTGCCGTGGGTGATGTTCGTACTAAAATCAAAGATATTTTAGGAGCTTTCATGTTTCATGGTGATGATGTAACCAAAAAAGTGAAAGTGCTTTCCGGTGGAGAGAAAACCCGTTTGGCAATGATAAAACTATTGTTGGAACCGGTAAATTTATTAATTCTGGATGAGCCTTCAAATCATTTGGATATGAAAACCAAAGACATAATCAAAGAGGCGTTGCGTGATTTTGACGGAACATTGATTTTAGTTTCTCACGATAGGGATTTCTTGGACGGATTAGCAACTAAGGTTTTTGAATTTGGAAATAAGAGAGTAGTAGAACATTTTGAAGATATTGCTGGTTTCTTAGCGCATAAGAAAATGGATAGTATGCGTGAGATAGAGAAATAA
- a CDS encoding type B 50S ribosomal protein L31, with product MKKGVHPENYRLVAFKDMSNEDVFITKSTADTRETITVDGVEYPVVKMEISRTSHPFYTGKSKLIDTAGRIDKFKTKYAKHVK from the coding sequence ATGAAAAAAGGTGTACACCCAGAAAATTACAGATTAGTTGCTTTTAAAGACATGTCAAACGAAGATGTTTTTATTACTAAATCTACTGCAGATACAAGAGAGACAATAACAGTTGACGGTGTTGAATATCCAGTTGTGAAAATGGAGATTTCTAGAACTTCTCACCCTTTTTACACAGGTAAATCTAAACTTATTGATACTGCAGGACGTATTGATAAATTCAAAACTAAATATGCTAAACACGTTAAATAA
- a CDS encoding glycosyltransferase family 2 protein, with product MKLSILIPLLNEEESLKELYTWIIKVMREHNYTYEIIFLDDGSTDDSWAIIEEFAQENPHVKGVRFMKNFGKSQALHAGFAKAQGDVIITMDADLQDSPEEIPGLYDMIVNGKYDLVSGWKKKRYDSVVAKNLPSKLFNWAARKTSGVELNDFNCGLKAYKNVVVKNIEVSGEMHRYIPVLAKNAGFGKIGEKVVQHQARKYGETKFGMERFINGFLDLITIWFLSRFGKRPMHLFGAMGSAMFIIGFLLAGYIGVSKLYHMYNGMTYNLVTSNPWFYIALTTMVLGTQLFLAGFLGEIILRTKNNDERYKVSSEVNFL from the coding sequence ATGAAATTATCTATACTCATACCGCTTCTTAACGAAGAGGAATCACTTAAAGAATTGTACACTTGGATCATTAAAGTGATGCGAGAGCATAATTACACGTATGAAATCATTTTTCTGGATGACGGAAGTACAGATGATTCTTGGGCTATTATTGAAGAATTTGCTCAGGAAAACCCTCATGTAAAAGGTGTTCGTTTCATGAAAAATTTTGGAAAATCACAAGCCTTACATGCTGGTTTTGCAAAAGCGCAAGGCGATGTTATTATCACTATGGATGCTGATTTACAAGACAGCCCTGAAGAAATCCCTGGATTATATGACATGATTGTCAATGGCAAATATGATTTAGTTTCTGGGTGGAAAAAGAAACGTTACGACTCCGTAGTTGCCAAAAACTTACCTTCTAAATTATTCAATTGGGCTGCCAGAAAAACTTCGGGAGTTGAATTGAATGATTTTAATTGCGGATTGAAAGCCTACAAAAATGTTGTGGTGAAAAACATTGAAGTTTCAGGAGAAATGCACCGATACATTCCGGTTTTGGCAAAAAATGCCGGTTTTGGCAAAATTGGCGAAAAAGTAGTACAACATCAAGCCAGAAAATATGGTGAAACTAAATTTGGAATGGAACGTTTCATCAATGGTTTCTTAGATTTAATTACCATTTGGTTTCTTTCCCGTTTTGGAAAAAGACCCATGCACTTATTCGGTGCTATGGGCTCAGCAATGTTTATTATTGGTTTTTTATTGGCAGGTTATATTGGTGTTTCAAAACTGTATCATATGTACAATGGTATGACCTATAATTTAGTAACCAGTAATCCTTGGTTCTATATTGCTTTAACAACAATGGTACTGGGAACTCAATTATTTTTGGCTGGATTTCTTGGCGAAATAATTTTGCGAACAAAAAACAATGACGAGCGTTATAAAGTTTCGTCTGAGGTTAATTTTTTATAA
- a CDS encoding GlmU family protein: MNYILFDGPARNALLPFTFTRPVADILIGIMTIRQKWEMRLGSTTTTLTEEYLSEKFPMVELEENVMINASFLPNDVLVEMVSNLESNQAIFKGDEVIAFYTNDEQEEVDFDTYEIIEYQDDCLTVEHTWDIFSKNDAAIREDFEFLTEDRKSQPIPKSVNAIAPENIFIEEGAKLEFVTLNASTGPIYIGKDAEIMEGTVIRGPFALCENATVKMAAKIYGATTVGPYSRIGGEVNNSVLFSYSNKGHDGFLGNSVLGEWCNIGADSNNSNLKNNYEEVKLWSYETEGFAKTGLQFCGLMMGDHSKCGINTMFNTGTVVGVSANIFGSGFPRNFVPSFSWGGASGFTTYITKKAFETARLVMARRNVEFDEREAAILEHVFEETKKWRKD; this comes from the coding sequence ATGAACTACATACTTTTTGACGGACCCGCTAGAAATGCCTTGTTGCCTTTTACTTTTACGCGTCCCGTTGCTGATATTCTTATAGGGATAATGACTATTCGTCAAAAATGGGAAATGCGTTTGGGTTCCACTACAACCACATTGACAGAGGAATATTTATCAGAGAAATTCCCAATGGTAGAACTGGAAGAAAATGTAATGATAAATGCTTCTTTTCTTCCAAATGATGTTTTGGTAGAAATGGTTAGTAATCTAGAGTCAAATCAGGCTATTTTCAAAGGAGATGAAGTAATTGCTTTTTATACTAATGACGAGCAAGAAGAAGTAGATTTTGATACGTATGAAATAATAGAATATCAAGACGATTGCTTAACGGTGGAACATACTTGGGATATTTTCTCCAAAAATGATGCGGCAATACGCGAGGATTTTGAATTCTTGACTGAAGATAGAAAATCACAGCCCATTCCCAAAAGTGTTAATGCTATTGCACCGGAAAATATCTTTATAGAAGAAGGAGCAAAGTTAGAATTTGTTACCTTAAACGCATCTACAGGTCCTATTTATATAGGTAAGGATGCTGAAATTATGGAAGGTACCGTAATAAGAGGCCCATTTGCCTTGTGCGAAAATGCAACAGTAAAAATGGCTGCTAAAATATATGGAGCAACAACAGTAGGTCCGTATTCTAGAATTGGAGGCGAAGTTAATAACTCTGTTTTATTTAGTTATTCGAATAAAGGGCACGATGGGTTTTTAGGAAATTCTGTTCTTGGTGAATGGTGTAATATTGGTGCGGACAGTAATAATTCGAACCTGAAAAATAATTACGAAGAAGTGAAATTGTGGAGTTATGAAACCGAAGGTTTTGCAAAAACGGGACTTCAGTTTTGTGGATTAATGATGGGAGATCATAGTAAATGCGGAATTAATACGATGTTTAATACGGGAACGGTAGTAGGAGTAAGTGCTAATATTTTTGGCAGCGGATTTCCTCGCAATTTTGTGCCGAGTTTTTCTTGGGGTGGCGCTTCTGGTTTTACCACTTATATAACTAAAAAAGCTTTCGAAACGGCTCGATTGGTAATGGCTCGCAGAAACGTTGAGTTTGATGAAAGAGAAGCGGCTATTTTAGAACACGTTTTTGAGGAAACTAAAAAATGGAGAAAAGACTGA